Proteins encoded together in one Lepidochelys kempii isolate rLepKem1 unplaced genomic scaffold, rLepKem1.hap2 scaffold_148, whole genome shotgun sequence window:
- the LOC140904506 gene encoding uncharacterized protein, which produces MTAPGKLRVVVIGAGAAGLCAARHIAACPESFAPPVVFEASDRVGGTWVYTEETGQSPDGLPIHSSMYRDLRTNLPKEVMAFPDFPFDPSLPSFLHHSDVLAYLESYADHFCVREHIRFSRLVDAVSPAEGPEGGWDVTTCRAQDRTVQVTEHFDAVIVCSGHYSDPFIPAIPGLETFPGRLLHSHEYRSPEPFAGRTVVLLGAGPSGVDLTLQLAPVAQRVILSHRQPPLPLLPGNVLQAMPVVAVAGDTVQFGDGAEHRADVLILCTGYRYRFPFLAPARLGLRITAHTVTPLYRHLLPPHHPDLFFVGVCQQVCPFPHFHCQLLFCLAVLRGACRLPSAAERQAAAEGALRQHLAAGGAPRHFHQLGRRQWGYCQELARLGGFEPLPPVVRKLYEATQASRRQDVSSYRSLNYRVLSAEEWALVGADPGGKGAEDGR; this is translated from the exons ATGACGGCCCCAGGGAAGCTGCGGGTGGTGGTGATCGGGGCAGGAGCAGCCGGGCTGTGCGCAGCCCGTCACATTGCTGCCTGCCCCGAGTCCTTTGCGCCCCCCGTGGTGTTCGAGGCGTCCGACCGCGTCGGGGGCACCTGGGTCTATACCGAAGAGACGGGGCAGAGCCCGGACGGGCTCCCCATCCACTCCAGCATGTACCGGGACCTCAG GACCAACCTGCCCAAGGAGGTGATGGCGTTCCCAGACTTCCCCTTCGACCCCTCCCTGCCGTCCTTCCTGCACCACTCGGACGTGCTGGCCTATCTGGAAAGCTATGCCGACCACTTCTGTGTCCGAGAACACATCAGG TTCTCGCGGCTGGTGGATGCCGTGAGCCCGGCCGAGGGCCCCGAGGGCGGCTGGGATGTCACCACCTGCCGGGCCCAGGACCGGACGGTGCAAGTGACCGAGCACTTTGATGCTGTAATCGTCTGCAGCGG TCACTACTCCGACCCCTTCATCCCCGCCATCCCCGGCCTGGAGACCTTCCCAG gccgGCTGCTGCACAGCCACGAATACCGCAGCCCGGAGCCTTTCGCCGGCCGCACCGTGGTGCTGCTGGGGGCCGGCCCGTCTGGCGTGGACCTGACGCTGCAGCTGGCCCCCGTGGCCCAGCGGGTGATCCTGAGCCACCGGCAGCCCCCGCTGCCCCTGCTGCCCGGGAACGTGCTGCAGGCAATGCCGGTGGTGGCCGTGGCCGGGGACACGGTCCAGTTCGGGGACGGCGCCGAGCACAGGGCCGACGTCCTCATCCTCTGCACCGGGTACCGGTACCGCTTCCCCTTCCTGGCGCCCGCCCGCCTGGGCCTGCGGATCACGGCCCACACGGTGACGCCGCTGTATCGGCACCTGCTGCCCCCGCACCACCCTGACCTCTTCTTCGTCGGGGTCTGCCAGCAggtctgccccttcccccatttcCACTGCCAGCTGCTCTTCTGCCTGGCGGTGCTGCGGGGCGCCTGCCGCCTGCCCTCCGCTGCCGAGAGGCAGGCGGCCGCCGAGGGGGCGCTGCGGCAGCACCTCGCGGCCGGCGGGGCCCCCAGGCACTTCCACCAGCTGGGGCGGCGGCAGTGGGGTTACTGCCAGGAGCTGGCACGGCTGGGCGGGTTCGAGCCCCTGCCCCCGGTGGTCAGGAAGCTCTACGAGGCCACGCAGGCGAGCCGCAGGCAGGACGTCTCCAGCTACCGGAGCCTCAACTACAGGGTGTTGAGTGCTGAGGAGTGGGCGCTGGTGGGGGCTGaccctggggggaagggggctgaagATGGGCGATGA
- the LOC140904507 gene encoding lysophosphatidic acid receptor 6-like translates to MTSNYSSNSSSTDPVFVGLYALIFTLGLVLNLAALYIFFRCSSVRSFTTVYMKNLAVSDLLLVVSLPVRIYYYSGRPSLGVQVCEITGLLLLVNMYGSIFLLTCISGDRCMAVCFPLHPRVKALRKQAKYICLGVWLLSCAGTVPTYFTQPGKELPWDHCFDNKPKYVTQPSVSSAMALCFVLPLLVMVVCSWALLRAIQRSAAAQMELVNSAKIRRMIVANITIFLGCFLPFHLVLICYQVDALQGDMLDFSYRFTLLVASANAALDPLAYYFATETFQRMVVMDNLRKAWGFHSDSAEGQSRSQTALGQCVYLQNTMSLPNSTPLVGSPNREPRS, encoded by the coding sequence ATGACCTCCAAttacagcagcaacagcagctcgACGGACCCGGTCTTCGTGGGGCTGTACGCCCTCATCTTCACGCTGGGGCTGGTGCTCAACCTGGCCGCCCTCTACATCTTCTTCCGCTGCAGCAGCGTCCGCTCCTTCACCACCGTCTACATGAAGAACCTGGCCGTCTCCGACCTGCTGCTAGTGGTGTCGCTGCCCGTCCGGATCTATTACTATAGCGGGCGGCCCAGTCTGGGAGTCCAGGTCTGCGAGATCacggggctgctgctgctggtcaaCATGTACGGGAGCATCTTCCTGCTGACCTGCATCAGCGGGGACCGCTGCATGGCCGTCtgcttccccctgcacccccggGTCAAGGCGCTGCGCAAACAGGCCAAGTACATCTGCCTGGGCGTCTGGCTGCTGAGCTGTGCCGGTACCGTCCCCACCTACTTCACCCAGCCTGGGAAGGAGCTGCCGTGGGACCACTGCTTCGACAACAAGCCCAAGTACGTCACCCAGCCCAGCGTGTCCTCGGCCATGGCTCTGTGCTTCGTCCTGCCGCTGCTGGTCATGGTGGTCTGCTCCTGGGCCCTGCTCCGAGCCATCCAGCGCAGCGCGGCCGCCCAGATGGAGCTGGTGAACAGCGCCAAGATCCGCAGAATGATTGTGGCCAACATCACCatcttcctgggctgctttctgCCTTTCCACCTGGTGCTGATCTGCTACCAGGTGGATGCCCTGCAGGGCGACATGCTGGACTTTTCCTACCGCTTCACCTTGCTGGTGGCCTCCGCCAACGCGGCCCTGGACCCGCTGGCCTATTACTTCGCCACCGAGACCTTCCAGCGCATGGTGGTGATGGATAATCTGCGCAAGGCCTGGGGCTTCCACAGTGACAGCGCTGAGGGGCAGAGCCGCTCCCAGACTGCACTTGGGCAATGCGTCTACCTGCAGAACACCATGTCTTTGCCTAACAGCACCCCACTGGTGGGCAGCCCCAACAGGGAGCCCAGGAGCTAA